Proteins from one Candidatus Binatia bacterium genomic window:
- a CDS encoding NAD-dependent epimerase/dehydratase family protein, protein MPSHPMTTRALITGGSGYFGSVLRDRLHAAGVAVRVFDLIDAGDRPSDVEFVRGDIRDADAVRRACANVDAVYHNVAQVPLAKDRRLFRSVNCGGTANLIEAARTAGVRKIVHTSSSAVFGIPSHNPVDEHVEPHPGEAYGAAKLEAERLVEAAVRTHGLDATIVRPRTVLGHGRLGIFQILFDWVEEGRRIPVLGSGANLYQFVHADDLADACIRAAARAGFAVYNVGAERFGTMRETLEALCRHAGTGSRVYSLPMAPAVAAMKLTSALRLSPLGAYHALMYGRSLYFDIARARSELGWQPRWSNEEMICESYDWYLSHKDDVLRATVGSAHRSRVRQGILRLVRQLS, encoded by the coding sequence CGGTCCGCGTGTTCGATCTTATCGACGCCGGCGACCGGCCGTCCGACGTCGAGTTCGTCCGGGGCGACATCCGCGACGCCGACGCCGTGCGCCGCGCCTGCGCCAACGTCGACGCGGTGTACCACAACGTGGCCCAGGTGCCGCTGGCCAAGGACCGCCGCCTGTTCCGTTCCGTCAATTGCGGCGGCACGGCCAACCTCATCGAGGCGGCGCGCACAGCCGGCGTGCGCAAGATCGTCCACACCTCGTCCAGCGCCGTATTCGGCATTCCCTCGCACAATCCCGTCGACGAGCACGTCGAGCCGCACCCGGGCGAAGCCTACGGCGCGGCCAAACTCGAAGCCGAAAGGCTCGTCGAGGCGGCAGTACGTACCCACGGCCTCGACGCGACTATCGTCCGGCCCCGCACCGTGCTCGGCCACGGACGCCTGGGGATCTTCCAGATCCTCTTCGACTGGGTAGAGGAGGGCCGCCGCATTCCCGTGCTCGGCAGCGGCGCCAACCTTTATCAGTTCGTCCACGCCGACGACCTCGCCGACGCCTGTATCCGGGCCGCCGCACGCGCCGGCTTCGCCGTGTACAATGTCGGCGCCGAGCGCTTCGGCACCATGCGAGAAACGCTGGAGGCGCTGTGCCGGCACGCCGGCACCGGCAGCCGGGTCTATTCCCTGCCCATGGCTCCGGCGGTAGCGGCGATGAAGCTCACCAGCGCCCTGCGGCTTTCGCCACTCGGCGCCTACCACGCCCTCATGTACGGCCGCAGCCTGTACTTCGACATCGCCCGGGCCAGGTCCGAACTCGGCTGGCAGCCGCGGTGGTCGAACGAGGAAATGATTTGCGAGAGCTACGACTGGTACCTGTCCCACAAGGACGACGTCTTGCGCGCAACTGTCGGCTCGGCGCACCGGTCCCGGGTGCGACAGGGCATCTTGCGTCTCGTCCGACAGCTATCCTGA
- a CDS encoding radical SAM protein: MQTDSWLRRRTALHDRYLEVARVGDASRLAYLRGPETVWTEEEVAALWHRAVRNPVSALEPLNCVYVHVPFCKALCSFCNYDRLRPSSPALLKTWLTRVLRSIEIIGPAVRPLTFHSLYMGGGTPSVLPAPLLHELFEALDQALKWHPRASRKLEFDPAVMNRDRLKVLAAHRFTQLSFGIETLDPEINARHNRGRQGIETIERCFADLKAVGVSDVACDFLLGLEGTTPEGMLAEMETVLRRFKPIWLDIFMLTPTHTYVAKHFGGSWEAFWSHLGRFEAIVPPALPALAERTGYVVRMGRGHHMMLELPRRKAPPRLKSILLKLLRFKEAPRGRYFYTALTTESRRPLNVLGLGRSARSGIFATAAFAAHDPDDDPAVAGPASYAGNLVDVTDEARTFLAHYLRDNHVVDRAEFRQIFGGDMPEVIPQALAGWAHEGTARLDEDALRFVPQDRRERIRSLLWLVPEEAIEFDLAHFGQLELSPAGVAQLVRPLKPGTNLAGGHTFEGADGTRLIVRTPGGERLRLRIAPELAEGTPLRLVLDGAPVSADPVTLRQAVAQLRSVLTHHHRQQARRPPAETP, from the coding sequence GTGCAGACCGATAGTTGGCTCCGCCGCCGCACGGCGCTCCACGATCGCTATCTCGAGGTCGCACGTGTCGGCGATGCGTCCCGCCTCGCCTACCTGCGCGGGCCGGAAACGGTCTGGACCGAAGAAGAGGTCGCCGCGCTGTGGCACCGGGCGGTGCGCAACCCGGTCAGCGCGCTGGAACCGCTCAACTGCGTCTACGTGCATGTGCCGTTCTGCAAGGCCCTCTGCTCGTTTTGCAATTACGACCGCCTGCGGCCGTCGTCGCCGGCGCTGCTGAAGACGTGGCTCACGCGCGTCTTACGGTCCATCGAGATCATCGGCCCGGCGGTACGGCCCCTGACGTTCCATTCGCTGTACATGGGAGGCGGCACGCCGTCGGTGTTGCCGGCGCCGCTGCTGCACGAGCTGTTCGAGGCGCTCGACCAGGCGCTGAAGTGGCACCCGCGCGCCTCGCGCAAGCTCGAGTTCGACCCGGCGGTGATGAACCGGGATCGCCTCAAGGTGCTGGCGGCGCACCGCTTTACGCAGCTCTCCTTCGGTATCGAAACGCTGGACCCGGAGATCAACGCCCGTCACAACCGCGGCCGACAGGGCATCGAGACGATCGAACGGTGCTTCGCCGATCTCAAGGCCGTCGGCGTGTCGGACGTGGCTTGCGACTTCCTGCTCGGGCTGGAAGGCACGACACCGGAAGGCATGCTCGCCGAAATGGAAACCGTACTGCGGCGCTTCAAGCCCATCTGGCTCGACATCTTCATGCTCACGCCGACGCACACTTACGTCGCCAAGCACTTCGGCGGCTCGTGGGAGGCGTTCTGGTCGCATCTCGGCCGTTTCGAAGCCATCGTACCGCCGGCACTGCCGGCGCTGGCGGAGCGGACGGGCTACGTGGTGCGCATGGGACGCGGACACCACATGATGCTCGAACTGCCGCGTCGCAAGGCGCCGCCGCGGCTGAAGTCGATCCTTCTCAAGCTGCTGCGCTTCAAGGAAGCCCCGCGGGGACGCTACTTCTACACCGCCCTGACAACGGAATCGCGGCGGCCGCTCAACGTCCTCGGTCTCGGCCGCTCGGCACGGTCCGGCATCTTCGCGACCGCCGCCTTCGCGGCCCACGATCCCGACGACGATCCGGCCGTCGCAGGCCCCGCCAGCTACGCCGGCAACCTGGTGGACGTAACCGACGAGGCCCGGACCTTTCTCGCTCATTACCTGCGCGACAACCACGTGGTCGACCGTGCCGAGTTCAGGCAGATTTTCGGGGGCGACATGCCGGAGGTGATTCCGCAGGCCCTCGCCGGCTGGGCGCACGAAGGCACCGCCCGCCTCGACGAGGACGCGCTGCGGTTCGTGCCCCAGGACCGCCGCGAACGTATTCGGAGTCTGCTCTGGCTGGTGCCCGAGGAAGCGATCGAATTCGATCTGGCCCACTTCGGACAATTGGAACTCTCGCCCGCCGGCGTGGCGCAACTCGTTCGACCCCTCAAGCCCGGCACCAACCTCGCGGGCGGCCACACCTTCGAGGGCGCCGACGGCACCCGACTGATCGTTCGCACTCCGGGGGGCGAACGGCTGCGCCTGCGCATCGCGCCGGAACTCGCCGAGGGCACGCCCCTTCGGCTCGTGCTCGACGGCGCACCGGTCTCGGCAGACCCGGTCACCTTACGTCAGGCGGTAGCGCAACTCCGTAGCGTGCTGACGCACCACCACCGGCAACAGGCCCGCCGCCCGCCGGCGGAGACGCCTTGA
- a CDS encoding DUF1634 domain-containing protein, translated as MMTDAGRRWSDRRIETMVALLLRGGLLLAAVVVLAGAAVYLYRHGTEMPSYTVFRGEPATLEEIGGIAGQALGGRSGGLMQLGLVLLLATPVARVALSALAFALQHDWLYVGVTLGVLAVLLYSILGAYL; from the coding sequence ATGATGACGGACGCGGGCCGGCGGTGGAGCGATCGCCGTATAGAAACGATGGTGGCGCTGTTGCTGCGCGGCGGTCTTCTGTTGGCGGCCGTTGTGGTGCTTGCCGGCGCCGCCGTTTACCTTTACCGGCACGGGACGGAGATGCCGAGCTACACGGTATTCAGGGGCGAGCCGGCGACGCTCGAAGAGATCGGTGGCATTGCCGGCCAGGCCCTCGGTGGCCGCAGCGGTGGCCTCATGCAATTGGGCCTCGTGCTGCTGTTGGCCACGCCGGTTGCCCGGGTGGCGCTGTCGGCCCTCGCCTTCGCGTTGCAGCACGACTGGCTGTACGTCGGCGTTACGCTCGGCGTGCTCGCGGTCCTGTTGTACAGCATTCTCGGAGCGTATCTGTGA
- a CDS encoding sulfite exporter TauE/SafE family protein, whose protein sequence is MDVLTFTATVWATAVLAGFVGALSGLGGGVVIIPVLTLGFGVDIRYAAGAALISVIATSSGAASAYVRDGYSNLRVGMFLEIATTTGAVAGATLAAIVSTGTIAVVFGVVLLISAALSLRRTDPAIAAAPADPLASRLRFDSTYPTATGPCAYRVRNVPAGFALMGVAGILSGLLGIGSGAVKVLALDWAMRLPFKVSTTTSNFMIGVTAAASAGLYLRHGYIDPGLAMPVMLGVLVGSLGGARVLVRVDSRALRILFTAVLSGLGVQMIYNGLTGRM, encoded by the coding sequence TTGGACGTTCTGACATTCACGGCCACGGTGTGGGCCACCGCGGTTCTGGCGGGTTTCGTCGGTGCGCTCAGCGGTCTCGGTGGCGGTGTGGTGATTATTCCCGTGCTGACGCTCGGGTTCGGGGTCGACATCCGTTATGCCGCCGGGGCCGCCTTGATCTCGGTTATTGCCACCTCCTCCGGGGCGGCCTCGGCGTACGTGCGTGACGGCTACAGCAATCTCCGGGTCGGCATGTTCCTCGAAATCGCCACCACGACCGGCGCCGTTGCCGGTGCGACGCTGGCGGCGATTGTATCGACCGGCACGATCGCCGTCGTCTTCGGGGTGGTGCTGCTAATCTCGGCGGCGCTGTCGCTGCGGCGGACCGATCCCGCGATTGCCGCGGCGCCGGCCGACCCGCTGGCCTCGCGCCTGCGTTTCGACAGCACGTATCCCACGGCAACCGGGCCGTGCGCTTACCGCGTGCGCAACGTCCCGGCCGGGTTCGCCCTGATGGGCGTTGCGGGCATCCTCTCTGGCCTGCTCGGCATCGGCTCCGGAGCGGTGAAGGTTCTGGCGCTCGATTGGGCGATGCGTTTGCCGTTCAAGGTGTCGACGACGACGAGCAACTTCATGATCGGGGTAACCGCGGCGGCCAGTGCGGGCCTGTACTTGCGGCACGGGTATATCGATCCGGGGTTGGCGATGCCGGTGATGCTGGGTGTTCTCGTCGGCTCGCTGGGCGGGGCGCGGGTGCTGGTGCGGGTCGACAGTCGGGCGTTACGCATACTCTTCACGGCGGTGTTGTCGGGGCTCGGCGTGCAGATGATCTACAACGGGCTTACCGGACGGATGTGA
- a CDS encoding VOC family protein — protein MGDRPFKVLGLQQIAVGGPSKAALRRLWVDVLGLTPTGTFRSETENVDEDITAAGAGAFKVEVDLMQPIDPDKRPKVHEPPLNHIGLWIDDLPAAVAWLTQQGVRFAPGGIRKGAAGFDVCFIHPKGNEQAPIGGEGVLIELVQAPPEVVDAFRRLA, from the coding sequence ATGGGCGATCGTCCGTTCAAGGTGCTCGGCCTGCAGCAAATCGCCGTCGGCGGTCCGAGCAAAGCGGCGCTGCGGCGGTTGTGGGTCGACGTGCTCGGCCTGACGCCGACCGGCACGTTTCGCAGCGAGACGGAAAACGTCGACGAGGACATTACCGCGGCGGGCGCCGGCGCTTTCAAGGTCGAGGTCGACCTGATGCAGCCCATCGATCCGGACAAGCGGCCGAAGGTACACGAACCGCCCCTGAACCATATCGGTCTGTGGATCGACGACCTGCCTGCCGCCGTCGCGTGGCTGACGCAACAGGGCGTGCGCTTCGCCCCCGGGGGCATCCGCAAGGGAGCGGCCGGCTTCGACGTTTGCTTCATTCACCCCAAGGGCAACGAGCAGGCGCCGATCGGCGGCGAGGGGGTGCTCATCGAACTGGTCCAGGCGCCGCCCGAGGTGGTCGACGCCTTCCGTCGCCTCGCCTAG
- a CDS encoding prolipoprotein diacylglyceryl transferase produces MYPVILQLGPVTIYSYGLMMALGFLTAGYLTGREMNRHGLNGELASAMVFWAAVGGLVGARLLAIGDEWSSFVADPVGFMLSGSGFVFFGGLIGGFIAVSLTILRHGLPWAVTVDCIAPGLVLAQALGRIGCQLAGDGDWGRETTLPWGMAYPNAIVGWDYPPGVRVHPAPIYETLAYSAVFLILWRMRTRPHAPGNLFWWYLVLASGARFAIEFVRINPRLLFGLSEAQLIALGLMAIGAWRLLAARTVPAPAPGSVRSAKS; encoded by the coding sequence ATGTATCCCGTGATCCTGCAACTCGGCCCGGTGACCATCTACAGCTACGGCTTGATGATGGCGCTGGGCTTCCTGACCGCCGGCTACCTCACGGGCCGGGAAATGAACCGCCACGGCCTCAACGGCGAGCTGGCGTCGGCCATGGTTTTCTGGGCCGCGGTCGGCGGTCTGGTCGGGGCCCGACTACTTGCCATCGGCGACGAGTGGTCGAGTTTCGTGGCGGATCCCGTCGGGTTCATGCTCAGCGGCTCCGGCTTCGTCTTCTTCGGCGGCCTGATCGGAGGCTTCATTGCCGTATCCCTGACGATCCTGCGCCACGGACTTCCCTGGGCGGTTACGGTCGACTGCATTGCCCCCGGCCTGGTGCTGGCGCAGGCCCTCGGACGAATCGGCTGCCAGCTTGCCGGCGACGGCGACTGGGGACGCGAAACGACGCTGCCGTGGGGCATGGCGTATCCGAACGCCATCGTCGGATGGGACTACCCGCCCGGCGTGCGCGTGCACCCGGCGCCAATCTACGAGACCCTCGCTTACAGCGCCGTGTTCCTCATCCTGTGGAGAATGCGCACCCGGCCGCACGCCCCCGGCAATCTCTTCTGGTGGTATCTCGTTCTCGCCTCGGGGGCGCGGTTCGCGATCGAGTTCGTACGCATCAATCCGCGCCTGCTGTTCGGCCTGTCCGAGGCGCAACTCATCGCCCTCGGCCTGATGGCGATCGGCGCGTGGCGGCTGCTGGCCGCCCGCACCGTGCCGGCGCCCGCGCCGGGTTCCGTCCGGTCCGCCAAGTCATGA